AAGAATAAATCAATCGTTCCACCCCCTGATTTAATAGTTTTATAACCATCCCCTATTCACTTACGATCTTTCTATTCGTCCTTCTTTACGATTAGATTCCAGTATTGGTTGCAAAAAGAACAAAGTTTTCACAAATAAATTACTCATGAGGCCGTGTGTCCATTTCCATTAAATCCGAGTTTACCAAGTTAAGAATATTTTTTGAACAAAATGTGAACAAGAAAACGCTTGCATTTTACTAAAAGAATTTCTTTGTGAAAAACTTCACAAAACCTATTGATTCAATAAGCAGAATATTGCACAATGAACATGTGATATATTTCACAATCATTCACAGATACCATTTAGGAGGAATTCATATGACTAGAGAACGAGTAAACCGCGTGGCACTTATTGGAGCAGGATCTGTAGGAAGCAGCTATGCATTTGCTATGCTGAACCAATCCGTTACCGAAGAATTTGTCATTATCGATTTGAATGAAGATAAAGCTATGGGAGATGCCATGGACTTAAACCACGGTAAGGTCTTCGCTCCAAATCCAACGAAAACTTGGTACGGTCAGTATGAAGATTGTAAAGATGCTGACATTGTTTGCATCTGTGCAGGGGCGAACCAGAAACCCGGAGAAACTCGTTTGGATCTTGTGAAAAAGAACCTGACTATTTTCAAAAGTATCGTCGATGACGTTATGGCGAGCGGCTTTAACGGAATCTTCTTAGTTGCTACGAACCCAGTGGATATTCTGACGTATGCGACTTGGAAATTTAGTGGACTGCCGAAAGAGCGCGTCATAGGGAGTGGAACGATACTGGATTCCGGCCGATTCCGTTTTCTATTAGGAGAATATTTTGACATAGCCCCTTCTAACGTTCACGCCAATATCATTGGAGAACACGGAGATACCGAGCTTCCAGTATGGAGCCATGCATCTATCGGCGGGGTGCCTGTATATGAATTAATGGAACGTCACGAAGATTACCATATGGAAGATCTTGATGAGATTTTCACCAATGTCCGTGATGCTGCTTACCATATCATCGAAAAGAAAGGCGCAACCTATTACGGGATTGCCATGGGACTGACTCGTATTTCAAAAGCTATTCTAAATAATGAAAACAGTGTTCTGACTGTAAGTGCTCATTTAAATGGAGAGTACAATGCTGAAGACGTTTATATTGGAGTTCCGGCAGTAGTAAACCGCACGGGAATACGGAATGTCGTAGAAGTCAGCTTGAACGAAAAAGAACAACAGCAGTTCGACCATAGTGTGAACGTCCTTAAAGATATCCTGGGCGCCAATTTTGAAAACCAGCCAACAACCTAGATTATTCGCAGAAAAGAGTTGATCGTCCATGTGGTTACAGCAGTATGATCCGTTCGGAAATGTATTTTTGAGTGCGCTGATCGCAGCTCTGCCTATCTTTTTCTTCTTTTTAGCACTGACACGCTTTAGAATGAAAGGGATTTTAGCTGCTTTCCTCACGCTTGCATTAAGTATTCTCGTATCCATTGTATTCTTTGACATGCCGATCACAAAAGCTGTTTCAGCATCCCTGCACGGTGTAGTTAACGGACTGTGGCCGATCGGTTACATTGTCATCATGGCGGTCTGGCTGTATAAGATCGCCGTTCGCACAGGGAAATTTAAAGTGATTCGATCCAGTATTGCGAACATCTCCCAGGATCAGCGTCTTCAGCTGCTTTTAATCGGATTCAGCTTTAACGCGTTCCTCGAAGGTGCAGCTGGATTCGGTGTACCGATTGCCATTAGTGCGGCTCTTCTTGTAGAACTGGGATTCCGCCCGTTGAAAGCAGCGGCTCTGTGCCTGATCGCAAACGCTGCTTCCGGCGCATTTGGCGCGATCGGGATTCCTGTTATTGTAGGAGCACAGATGGGAAATCTGGAAACGATGGAGCTTTCCAGAACACTCGCCTACATTCTTCCGATGATTTCCTTCGCTATTCCATTTTCACTCGTGTTCATTCTAAGCGGAGTAAAAGGAATAAAAGAAACCTTACCTGCACTGCTGGTCGTCAGTGGGATTTATACAGGAGCTCAACTTTTCACTATTCTTTTCCTTGGACCTGAGCTTGCGAACATTCTTGCTGCCTTATTAAGTATGGCCGGACTGGCTTTATTCCTGAGGAAATGGCAGCCGAAAACCATTCACCGTGAGGAGAACGCACCAGACATTCAACAGGGCGAATCCTACAGCGTCAAAGAAATCATTAAAGCGTGGTCACCGTTCTATATCCTTACAGCCACCATTACCGTCTGGAGCTTGCCTTCCTTTAAAGCACTATTCAGCGAAGGCGGACTATTAGAGAAAACAACGACCTTTATTCCTGTTCCTTTTCTACATCAGGAGATTCAAAAAGCACCGCCCATTGCACCGGATACGGTAGCTTTAGATGCTCTCTTTAAATTAGACTTGATATCTGCGACTGGGACCGCGATATTAGTGGCTGTACTCCTTACTGGATTATTCAGTTCAGCGATCACCCTGCCGCAAGGGATGGATTCTTTAAAATTAACCATCCAGGATTTGTGGATTCCCGTTTTGACTATTTGTTTCGTCATGGGCTTCGCGAATTTATCCAACTTCGCTGGTTTGAGTTCAGCCATTGGACTGGCCTTAGCGAAAACTGGCGCCCTATTTCCTCTCTTCAGTCCTATTCTCGGCTGGCTCGGTGTGTTCATAACGGGTTCTGTCGTCAGTAACAACGCGTTGTTCGGCCATTTACAGGTGGTCACAGGGAATCAAATCATGGCAAACCCGGCGCTGTTACTCGCTGCTAATACGGCCGGCGGAGTTATGGCCAAGCTGATTTCCCCTCAATCCATCGCGATTGCGACGGCAGCCGTAAAACAAACAGGACAGGAGTCTACCTTGTTTAAAATGACCCTGAAGTACAGCCTGGGATTATTAATTATCGTTTGTCTAGCTACATTCCTGTTATCATTTACCGGGATATAATAGATCCTTCACACCACCCGTTTACTAAACGGGTGGTGTGGTCTAGAACGAGCCTTCGTTTTTTTCAGGTACTGTATGCATACGATTTCCGTATCTCTCCTGAAATTCTTTAATGATTATATCCGCATCGTGATCGGTTACGTTTTCTAAATAGATTTCTTCCTCTTCCCCGCTTTCTTTCCGAATCGTCAGCACATCCCCAACCTGCTGTACCCGCTTCACATCCTTATCAGCCGCTCGCCATCTTGGATCGGCAATACCGCGACGAATATCGATGGCCTGGTCTTCGAATCGAATGTAATCCCGCTCCGGCATTTTCAAGTAATAAATCATTTGCCAGGTACTGATCACGGCCACCCCTCCGGTTAAATACACCAAAAACTCTTCCGCACTTCCGTTCAGAAACAAGATCATAAATAATATAGAAATTTGGGTGAGCATATTGATCATAGATCCACGTGCCTTCTTTTTCCAAATGGATGTATTGCTGTACTGAATGCTCCATTCACTGATCATCATCACAAGTCATAAAAACTTTCTCTCCAATCCTTAATTTGCGCAGAGTTATTTCAATCTTCCCTAGTCTGCTTTCATTCTTATTACGTACAAAATGAATGAATTGTTTCAGATTTTCGTGGATTATCCTTTAATAATGAAAGTACATACCTCTTTTGTCTATGTATCCAATTCCAATTTTCTTTAATATGGAGCGTATTATTATAGATTTTCTAACTACAAATTATGCAATTTTAAGGGGAGGACACATCCTGAAGATTAAAACTTCGTCATATATTAAAGAGAGCGAACCTATTTTTTTATAGATTCGCCCCTGACTTATTTAGTAAGCGCCTTCCGAATAAGTTAGTTCATAACTGTGCGTGTAGATCTCAAAAATGTTACCAAAAGGATCCTCTACATACACCATCTTAAACGGCTTCTCCCCAGGATAATATTCGCGGATTGGCATACGCTGCTTCCCGCCATGCTGTTTGATTTTTTCAACAATGCCTTCGATGTCCGGATCTTGAATACAGAAATGGAAGATCCCTGTTTTCCAGTATTCAAAGTTATTTTCCGGCTGCTCATTCTCCGGAAATTCAAAAAGTTCGATTCCGATCCGATCCCCTGTGGCTAAATGAGCAATTCTAAACTCCTCCCACTCACTGCCGAAGACGTCACGGCACATTTGGCCAATCGGTGTATCATCATTTTTCACCTCTGAAGGCTCCATAATGACATACCAGCCAAATACATGTGTATAAAATTGAACTGCTTCATCCAGATTAGGTACGGATAATCCTATATGAGAAAATGCTCTCGGATAAGTGTGCATACTAACGTTCCTCCTCGTTTCATTTTTTGTACAACATCCATTATAATTTTTAGTAATAGACGATGTAAGTATGCACTTTTTAGTGAGACACTTACTCAAAAGTAAGGAAGGACGGTATAGAAAATGGATGCTCCAATGGATAACGACGGAAAATTGAAATGTTCGATCGAATATACATTAAAGAAAATAGGCGGCAAGTGGAAAACGGTCATCTTATGGCACCTGAATGTAGATGGAACTCTTCGGTACAATGCCTTAAGAAGATTACTTCCCGGCGTCTCGCATAAAGTCTTAAGTCAGCAGCTTAAAGAGCTTGAGGAGGATGGTTTTATTCATCGAGTACAGTTTAACAGTATTCCTCCCAAAGTAGAGTACTCGATTACAGACTTCGGTAAGACGCTGATGCCGATTCTTGAGCAGATGCACGTATGGGGTACGGAACATGGTTCTTTAGAATAAGCCAATTATCTTTGTTTTTTCCTTCACTCTGCTTAAAAAAAGAATGACCGTGCTTACCAATGAGCCCGGTCATTCTTTTTTTCATTTAATCATTCTGTAGTTGGGGTTATTTGATTGTAAGGAAGGCTAAATAGTTTGAGGTAAGAATCATAGCTTGTAATGATTCGTAAACATTATGATTTTGTAAAGGGAGAGTACGAGTATGAGAAAGTTTGTTTATTTGGTTCTATTATTAACTTTAGCGGCCTGTCAGCCCGGGGACACGGAAACTTCTAATTCCAATTCTGAGTCCAGCTCAGGCTCTGCTAAAGCTCAAAGTGAAAGCAAGGACGTTTTAGAGGAAAGGCCCACTGTAACCTTTACATACAAAGGAGAAGAAATTGAGACGAATAAAATCCGGGGATGTTTTGTCCCTGACTGTTCTGAGGATTCTGCCACCGTCGAACGGATCAACCACGAGGAAATGACGGAAGGATTGGAATCTACGCAAGTAGAGGATGGTGAGGCAATCCAGGTTCATATCGATGGGAAACAGCCCTCTCAGTCTCATTTGTCCCGTTATTATGAGACAACGATTGAAGGCGGAACACTGGAAGGAAGTGAAATAACGATACATAGCGCCAGTAAAGATGAACGTAAAGAAAGCTTTTTTGTAAGGCTCGATTGGTATAATGAAAACCAGGAATTCCTGGGTTCACTTTCCAAAGCCTTTATAGTAAATGTGGAGGGAGTACCCCCCAAGTGAAAATTGATGAAAAAGGATCCCAATCGTCGATGGTTGGGATTTTTTATAGGATGGAATGTTGATTTACAGCAGACCAATCGCCAGGAGTTTAAGAAAATTAAACCTGTTCATAAGTGTCATGCTCAAACCTATGGTAACTTTTCAAAGAGTCTGCAAGAAATTATACACCAGTCCGGAAAATAACATCACAGACAGAGCTAAGAAGATATAGCCATATAAATTACTTCTATATTGAGTTTTGATATTATCTACACCGATTAGGAAGAACATGATAATGAAGAGTACCATACTCCAGTTCCCTCCAAAATCAACTCGATGTATGAAAAAGTGATAGCCAGCCAGAAGCAGGGCGATCACCCCCATAATAAACTTTACTATTCGCAGCACAATCAATAGCTGCTCCCTCCTCTTTACTTTTTTCTTTCTAAGATCAAATAATCTCTTGTTTTATGCAATTCAACCTCATGCTTGTCAGCAAACTCCATTAATTGGTCAAAAGCTGTAGAAGGATAAGGTTCAACTAACCGAATCTTTCTTCCGTTTATAATTTTAATCATCACAGCCTTTTTAGCCCACATCAGCCGGATAAACCTGATTTGACTGATATCGGTGGGAGCCAGTTTTCTTGTATGAATT
The Halobacillus halophilus DSM 2266 DNA segment above includes these coding regions:
- a CDS encoding lactoylglutathione lyase family protein; amino-acid sequence: MHTYPRAFSHIGLSVPNLDEAVQFYTHVFGWYVIMEPSEVKNDDTPIGQMCRDVFGSEWEEFRIAHLATGDRIGIELFEFPENEQPENNFEYWKTGIFHFCIQDPDIEGIVEKIKQHGGKQRMPIREYYPGEKPFKMVYVEDPFGNIFEIYTHSYELTYSEGAY
- a CDS encoding L-lactate permease, whose translation is MWLQQYDPFGNVFLSALIAALPIFFFFLALTRFRMKGILAAFLTLALSILVSIVFFDMPITKAVSASLHGVVNGLWPIGYIVIMAVWLYKIAVRTGKFKVIRSSIANISQDQRLQLLLIGFSFNAFLEGAAGFGVPIAISAALLVELGFRPLKAAALCLIANAASGAFGAIGIPVIVGAQMGNLETMELSRTLAYILPMISFAIPFSLVFILSGVKGIKETLPALLVVSGIYTGAQLFTILFLGPELANILAALLSMAGLALFLRKWQPKTIHREENAPDIQQGESYSVKEIIKAWSPFYILTATITVWSLPSFKALFSEGGLLEKTTTFIPVPFLHQEIQKAPPIAPDTVALDALFKLDLISATGTAILVAVLLTGLFSSAITLPQGMDSLKLTIQDLWIPVLTICFVMGFANLSNFAGLSSAIGLALAKTGALFPLFSPILGWLGVFITGSVVSNNALFGHLQVVTGNQIMANPALLLAANTAGGVMAKLISPQSIAIATAAVKQTGQESTLFKMTLKYSLGLLIIVCLATFLLSFTGI
- a CDS encoding winged helix-turn-helix transcriptional regulator; protein product: MDAPMDNDGKLKCSIEYTLKKIGGKWKTVILWHLNVDGTLRYNALRRLLPGVSHKVLSQQLKELEEDGFIHRVQFNSIPPKVEYSITDFGKTLMPILEQMHVWGTEHGSLE
- a CDS encoding L-lactate dehydrogenase, with translation MTRERVNRVALIGAGSVGSSYAFAMLNQSVTEEFVIIDLNEDKAMGDAMDLNHGKVFAPNPTKTWYGQYEDCKDADIVCICAGANQKPGETRLDLVKKNLTIFKSIVDDVMASGFNGIFLVATNPVDILTYATWKFSGLPKERVIGSGTILDSGRFRFLLGEYFDIAPSNVHANIIGEHGDTELPVWSHASIGGVPVYELMERHEDYHMEDLDEIFTNVRDAAYHIIEKKGATYYGIAMGLTRISKAILNNENSVLTVSAHLNGEYNAEDVYIGVPAVVNRTGIRNVVEVSLNEKEQQQFDHSVNVLKDILGANFENQPTT